The genomic segment aatgTAACATATCAAagatttggtttttttttcctccctTATGAATAGGATGAAAACGTGAGTTAACAAAACCAATGGgttattttgtatatatactAGAAAATGAAGGACCGATTTCTAAATATCCGTTTTTTAAATTATCTCTTTACGCTTTTCCAAAcggaagtaaaaaaaaaaaagaggccACCGTCCAATCGCGAAGCAGTAAACTGTTGTTAGCTACCGAAGCTTCAAGGGGGACTGCTAGAGGCAAAGGCTGACAAAGTCTACGTGGCAGAGtcatttttttccctctcCACGCGCTCCCAAACCGCGTCCCCATCACTTGGCGGCAATCCCCTTTCCCGCAGTCTTCCCCTTTTTCTCATCCCCTTTCTTGTTGTGTAGCGAAGaagcatatatattttttaaataaaaaaacaaaataaatataaagaaCTCAATGATACTAATAAGTACAATAACCctaatcaataaataaataaaagggaaaataaaacAGGGAGTGGATGCAATTAAAACCTacacttctctttctttttggtgTTTGCTGAGGTTAGCATCATTTGTCCTTCTTACACTTTGGATCTAATCTTTTGCCCATTGCCCTtttccttctatcttttttcacttgttatGTTAGgtaatttttaatcattatcaaactttttaaatttgttttttgcttGTTATGTAAATTTAcctaaaagaagaaaagggtttttctttttttactgTAGTTGTTTCTGGTTAAAATTGACATCTTAATCTGACTAGAAATGTTGcaacattcttccttttttgGGTTCCTGAACTGACTCTTAGCTTTTTGGCCACAAATAATATTCACCTAACACTttaatcttaattatttaaataattattgatttaagtttaaacatttattaataaataggTTCCATGCACAAAATGATAGACCCGTTATTGAATTTATTCAATAAATTCTTGGCACGTCCGTGAGAGAAATAGTTGAGATAAAAGTATTTGTGCAAAAAGCATTAATAGTTTTTTCACatatttgttattaatttttgacatgccatcttaaattctttatatgtgatcttttttaaaaaatatatatatatatattttttaaaacacagttaaaaatattttaagtttcatttgaatttaattctttttttgaacgattttaaagaatcaattcaaaattaaatgaaacGGGATTTAATTTAAGTGGTAAAAAAGAATCGAATTATTCAAAGGAAATTGATGCACATTTtacaactaaaaaaaatctaatgtTACATAGCATAAATAGATTTTAAGacataagtaaaaaaatgaagaatctTAAAATGATTAGGGTGTTTAGTGTTGTGTTTGGTCGGAACTCTGGATTAATGATAGTTCTTCCAAAAGATGTCAACGAATCTGTGACATAATGTTGGAAATTTGAACTCTTAACCTTTCAGTTCGCCAAATATTTACAAAGGCACTTTGGAAAGGCCCATGTGGTAATAGCCGCAAATTCACAGTCGTCGTCTGTAATTCCCAGTTAGATATAAAGAGcaagatttgaatttttttttttaattataaaaataaaagcatcagaatttatttttgttaagcATTTTGAAATAATCTTTCCATTgcttataaaaccatttaatcaAAGCCTGCAAAATCATGGTTcaattgttttcctttttcttttcttttttgtttgaaatgaCAGAGAACTATGCcctacaaaaaagaaaagcaaaagacaGAAAACAATGGATGAATATGATAAAACCAAACATGTCCTAGAGCTCTTTAAgctttgattttgacatatgtCATATTGCATATTCTCTTTCTGCTCAAGATCTGCTCTAAGATTTCCAAGGAATCATTTGGTTTCAACAGACAATAGTGCTCCAATTTTATTGAATGACCCTCTGAAAATTTTTAGCTTAAGTTTTCTGGGTTTCAAGACTGGATTTCATCGAAGGCTAATGGAGGTAAGATTTAtggttattattattttttttccttgcttgccagaaaatatatattaataatcaatGTGAACAGATGACAGAAACAAATGGGGGGAGGCAATGAGAAAAGATTGATGATTCTCATGGCCTCTTTTAAATTTGGGGAATCTTTCCTTGATTTCTAGTACCtgtaattttaattatgtttttattttattttctctgtAACCAAACAATATTTCACCAGAAGGAAAGCACATAGCATGGAATAAAAGCAGCtactttgtttctctttcttccttgCATGCATCAAGAGGGATGCAGTAAAGATCTTAAGGACCTTGGTCCCCATAGGAGAACATAGTTGACTTACAAGATTAAAAGTTGGGTTTCCACTTAATGTGTAAGTAaatgcattaaaatatttggaaTCTTTCCATTTATCCAAAGTACAAATCATGTTATTATCAGTGTTCTTTATATtccatattcttttttattattcaaaatttcaaacaattaaTCTTTTGAATTTCATGATTAAGAAATAGAAATTGTGTAACAAGTTGGGAATCGAAATTCCAATCATTTTGAAGGGgttggggtttttttttaattttatttttcttggaattAATGAGAAGAGATCATATATGTTCAAGTACTATGGCATATATTATACCTGCCATTAATTTAGATTCTCTAGTTAGCGTCAATTTACGTGAGCATAAATTCCGTCCAAAGGGGAGGAACAGGATAATAATcagatgatgaatttgaggataTTATGGGGAACTCAAACTTAAGCCAACCATTTTTTTTGTGGGGGGGGTGGTGGCCATTGATGGACCATGAGAAAATCTTGATGTGatcttgtttcttttgttttgtttcatATCGTCAGGTGTTGAAGCAGAAGCAAGAGGATTGGCATGTTTGCATAATATCTTTGGGGGAGGGTTTGATTAGAATCAGCAGGCTACATTGGTTAAGAGATTTGGACACTGACTGCTAGGCTGCAGGGTCGGCAAATATGTTGAGACAACAAGATGAAGTGTCTATTCACAACATTGGAAAATCAACCATTACCCCCCTCCCACCCTGGAATTCATGACTTTTCACCATCAATTTCCCTCAAGGGGACCTTCCAGCACCCTTCTTCATGTTAATATGAACACTAAACAATGTTGAAAAACCCCAATTGGACCAAGATCTTGACAATACATTCCAAACAGGAATTTGGAAACATGAAGGGCTTGCTTTTCGAATGACATTTGTCCACACATTTCTGAACGTTTCTTTAAGATTTTGATTCCAATAGGGCAGAAAAGAGCCTTCTCTTTATGGCCTGATATCCACTTAGCTACTAGGATTTTGGAGGAAATGagagcaaaaaagaaaagaaaagaaaaagcatttGCTTAAAGTCGTCCTTTTGGGAAATAGCCTTTTTAGCTGTGCTGGTAAAAGACGGGGTCTATGCTCCATGAGACAATTGCTGTCTTAAGCTCCAAAATTCAGTAAAGTTTCTGGAGAAAACTTCCTTCACTTggttattatatttaattgtgtgGATGTCGTAAGTTGAAACTTGAAAGCGTAATCTCTTTCCTGCTAATAATTTAGTACCACAGTTGGTATTGCCCCAGCTAGCTCTTGATCAATTATTGGTCACTAAACCTGAAGTGGGGCTAGCTGGATGCACATCATTCAGGTTGGCTAGCAGGTGAAATTATCAGTTCATCACTGCAGAATTTTGGCTATTTCCGTAACTTCAGATTGGTCCTTTCCCTAAATTCCTTGTTGTACTGTGATTGGAAACTCCATGGAGATCGCCCAGAGccgccccccccccctccctctctctctctctctctctactaCTATCGGNCTCtcgtctctctctctctctctaaattccACTACTCTTTTTGCAATGATATAATGCTTGCAGTGGATGAAACCCTCAAGAACTGCTGATGATATTTCTCGAGAATCTCCTACGATGTGAGCCTGATTGATTAATACCATCAGATATATCAATCATTCTTTTTGCGTCAACCCCCCCAAAAAAAGGTTGATAAGCAAACAATTTGGTTAAACTTAAGTTCTGGTTTTGATTGAATGCAGCACTGTTTGAAATATATCTATTCATAAAGTTTgtcttaaaataattcatgCACCCATGTGTTTCTCTCCCTGGTCTAACACGAAAAGCTTATACACTATATATTTTAGTGGAATCAGAAGCTGATCTAACTTTTAACAATGGTAGACTCCTTTCCATACCACTTCAACAGACAAGGcccaaagagagagagagagagagagagagagagtctTGATTATAACTGGCCGTGGTTAGACCAATCATAAACCCATTCAAAGTTGGTATCTAGTTGCCAGTTGGGCTTATCAATCTCACCAACTATTAGAAAAATGTTCAGACATTGGAGAGAATCTTCCACCGCTTGCAAATATTATTATTCCTAAACGAGTAGAGACATGGGTGTCCATTTGAAGCTCCTTTTGGAGTTGATTAGGAAGGAACTCGACTCCTGTCTTGTTGTTGAGGATTATTTGTGGACGaccaaaacaagaaaagttgGTATTTACTATAGCTCATTACATAGGCATTGCCGCTATCCCGGCATGAACATCtcattaaattatttcattccTCAAGTACTTAATGTATATACtaattacttgattatttattatattattatgtgAATCGATTACTCAGAATTATAGAATTATAGAATGTTAGAAGAATTATTGGGCCATACGTAAGATATGATTCAAACCCTGGTCTAATTAAGTGTTGGGCTCCTGCTTTGGGCCTAATACTAGAGGAGCAGTGGAAAATCCAGACCTAATGACCATGTCGGTCAGGGCCGGATATCATTTTGTCGCGTGGCGAACTGCCAAGTGGTCGCTTCAAGTTCAAAGGTAAAAGACGTAAAAACGAAAACTAACGGCAACAATTCAAACCTCGCAAGGAATAAATTCTAGAAAATTCCTTCACGGTTTTGACTCATCCCGCAGAAGCTTTCCAACTccaattaaaaatttccatttcttCATCTCCTTTTGTCTGATCCTAACACTAAGAAATGATGAGCCAGCCTTCGCCCGATCGTAACAAGGTCCCCGAAACCAAACAGTCAACAACATCCTCCGAGTCAAGCCAACCGGCAGCCCGCTCTTCTGATTACGCTCCGTACCCGAAACTCGACCCGAAGGACGTCACTCCTCCACCGGAGAGTTGGACCAACGTTTCCGTGGGTTCCCAATCGCAACCCAATCCAGGCCCAGCTCCGATCTCTAGCAGCGCTGCCACCAGCATGCCGGCCGAGTCGAATCCTTACGTTTCTCCCGCTCCGGTTCAATCATCATCCGTCAAGAGTAAGTCACTTCCAACGATTCCAGTTGCTTCAATTCATAGTAAATTGTTATTTTGAAGTTATCgaattatgtatttaaattGAAGCCCCCCCTTTTTTCTGAGCAGATAAGATGGATTCAGTGAAAGATGTGTTAGGGAAATGGGGAAAGAAGGCAGCGGAGGATACTAAGAAGGCGAAAGAGATAGCTGGGAACATGTGGCAACACTGTAattatttctctctttcaattttgcttattttatttctctgTATTGCCTATGACTgattttgacttttaattgACATATCGTTTTCTAAGGGTATTTTGAATACATAGTGTCCATTTGATGGAAAAGTATGAAGTATTATAAGTAActttgttgttgttttttcttttggaacaGTGAAAACGGGGCCGAGTTTTGCTGATGCTGCAGTAGGAAGAATTGCACAGAGTACTAAAGTTCTTGCAGAAGGTGGTTATGAGAAGATCTTTCAACAAACGTTTGAGAATGTTCCTGAGGAGCAGCTTCTGAAGACGTATGCGTGCTACCTGTCCACTTCAGCTGGTCCTGTCATGGGAGTTCTATATCTGTCAACCGCAAAGCTTGCTTTTTGTAGTGACAATCCTCTGTCTTACCAAGTTGGTGATCAGACTCAATGGAGCTATTATAAGGTATATTGGCTTATGTTGTGTCTCGCTATGTTTCAAGTTGTTGGTCAAGTTTAGCACAGACTGATGAGTGACGATTTACAATGAACTTAATACTGTTTTTTTATGCTGTAATGGATTTTTTGTTAGATTTTCCATTCTTTGGCAGTTCCTTATATTGTTGCAAGATATGAATTATGAATGTTCTGTCCCTTTCTTGATTTACTTGTTTTAAAGAATGTTGAAGGCTCAATAGTTGATGGTTCTATGTGGATTAGTGGAGCACTTAAAGTTGACAAACATAAAAGCTGTACTTTAAATAACATAGATCCTTATTGCAACCGCGGTTGACTTACTTGTCCCAGTTATTTGCTGAAATTCTGTGGTCCCTTGTTTAACGTCTTCATCACCTTGTTAGACTTATTCTATTGGCATTCTTTGGTACCTGTAGTGCTAGTTTTTGGTTTATAATTTTGTAGTGGATGCTATGTTTAATTGAACTTATTTAAAAGGAGTTGGTAATGAAAATTGTTGGTGGTAAGGACCTTAATGCGTTGTAAAGgtagaatattttttatgagattGATCTGGATATCTGTACATAGATCATGACATCCTCAACTTTGCTAAATTTAATGGCTCATATGATTCTGAAGAACCCAGTCAAAAGCCATCCTGTAATAGTTGTCCTGAGGCAATTCAAATGAGATCTAAAAATTCAAGTGATTTTGCCATATGTGTTCATGAGCCACATGTTCGTAGGATAATTGTTTTACTTGATTGCGTCCTTGTCAAATGCTCTAGAAAGTTACCAATTAAAATCTAGGATATATTGATTTTCCTTTGTTGGATTTATCGGGATTTGTCAAAGTCTGCTGGCTCTGTTCTTATTACACAGACCTGTGCTTTTTTGTATAAGTATACTTGTCTATCATCAATCATTTATCTTTACTTAAACCTGTTCTAATGGTTATTAATGTGATTTTTATGTCCTCTCGCCACTCTACTTGTAGGTGGTGCTTCCATTACATCAGCTCAGTGCAGTGAATCCATCAGTTAGCAAAGCCAACACAGCTGAGAAATACATCCAAATTATATCAGTTGACAACCATGAGTTCTGGTTCATGGGCTTTGTACACTATGACAGTGCTGTTAAAAATCTTCAAGGAGCATTGCAGCCCCGTTGCTCATGATGTGATCCAGTCAAACTCTACACAATGACCCAAAACGTGCTTTTCATCACGAAATTGAtgtagataaaatattttgagccAGATTTGTGGTAGTTGAGATAGCATATATTGCATTTGTTTGAAGTCACTGTAATATTCCTTTGTTtcttaaattcatcaattctTGGTGGTATTTGTGAGTTGTCAGTAAGGTATCAGCTTGTTAAATGGTTTTACCTTATTCATGTGATCGTTTACACTAGTACTTTTTCAAGTGGAAAGTATTGATACTAGCAAAGGTTATTGTGAGATAATGGAactatttcttttctaagtaTCTTCTGCAACTTCCCTTCTTTCCCTCCGTCTTTATTCAAATTGTGTGTAATGAGATATATATTCACACTTAAAAGATGCCTCTAGTCTCTTGGTCAGTTGGTCTGGCTAGTTTCTGGCAAGTTTGTTGGATGTGCTTATTATTTATGTGGTATGGGGGACTGGAGTAGAGTTTTGGGTTTCTACGTTCTTTCTCTTCTGGGAGGGTTTCGTTCCATTACCCAAATCCTTTATCCGGGCCCTCTCGTTTTGCTTCTGTCCTAGCAACCGTCGAAAGCAACAAAACTGGAACGTTGGGCATCTATACAACTTGCAAGACAAATGCACCAATGAAACAGCCATCAGATTTGGATCTGGGTGGCAAGGATCTTCCACGTTGATCTGAAAGCAATTCCTCAATCCTGCTATGATCACGTAACATTTGCAGGACAAGGAAGCCCCCATTGCCAGAGCTACTAGTTAGTAGTGGAGGAACTAGGCACGATGGAGCCCTGCAAGGTGTAAAATATCAATTAAACAGAATCTAAACTGCAGAAAGTAAATAGGAAAAAGGTGTGACATAGTAATGTACCCTGCAAGCAACGGGAAGTAAAAAAGctttataatcataaactttagATTATTATGATCATTATTTAGGCAACAGTGCATTATCAGCAAGGCCCCAGTTTGTTGATAAGCTCGATGTTGGTGGTTTATTTGGCCCAAATATGTTGGAACCGACAGATCCACTAGTAGGTCCAAACCCCTGGCCGAAGGAAGGACTAGATGTTGTGGCCTGGCCAGCTTCGTCTGTCTTTATCTTAACTGGCAAACCTGAAATAGGGAACATACACCAATTTTATGGCAGATGACACTCAATTTACATTCATATCATAGGCCACCCTGCCATCGCCGGGGGACCATAGTTTATCACTTTGAGCTACTCTATCCTAGGGAACGTGTGCAAATTTTTAAGCTTCAGTTTGCcgtttttttcttatatgcaaaaaaaaaaaaatgaaaggaaatcCTGGTCAGAGTATTGTGAGGCTGGTATGGGTAGAAGCAGGAAGCTCCATTTAAGAAAATGGTGAAGTAATTCTTTACTGCTATTCTTATATTCTTCAAACTTTAAATCCCGAGTAATGGTCGTGGCTCGTAATTGTGCATGTGTTCATTATCACCATGTACCATGATCCTGAATCAGCAGACATAGGTTATGGAAGAAGCACTGGAAACCTTAAGAAATACACAAGGAGCTAATAGTTAGAAGGCAGTAAGATGAAATTTTAGGGTTCAGAAAACGTACAACACTGTAAACATGTCGTCTCAATCAATAAACAGATTTACCCAGTTTTATATACTCCAATatcattttactttttattattccttcataaaatgtaaaaaaaaaatggtagtagtagtaattaattaacaacaaATTAAGAGATGAATGGAGATTAAGAGAATCCATGAAGCaataattattctttcttaATTTGTAATGACCTACCTGCTAGggttttttctatttttgtgttaactcttaatatataattgaattgCTAATTGACAAAACAGAAGGGGATGAAGGGAGGCAATGTTAGCAAATGAGCCCTAAAGAAGAAGGATGAGATTGCGATATTTCTATGGTCCTAACCCTTCCCCcaaaaatagtcatttttttcctttgtaaaGATAAGCATTTACTTTCTCCAACCACTAGCCTCTCCCCCTTCTAAGTCTCTTcctttgggtttttttttttttttgcttctgCCACATCCCCCCCCCCCATAAAATGATTGCTTTcttgaaccaaaaaaaaaaaaNttgaaccaaaaaaaaaaaaagaaaagaaataaaatcaaaatccacaaaagagaagaaaatgaaggaccctttctctctctcaatcATCCCTTTCATATCTATCAttgcttctttctttctttcttttcttttttttttcttttctgcatGTAATTTGTTACTTACTACACCCCCTGAGATTGAAACTTAagtattttcttcatttcataTTGAAtgttttatcatattttaatgTATTAATTACTTGTTAATTATGGTACAAACCATAATAAATACTGTTAATCATCTTAGGTACATATGAAAACTGTTAGGTACATATCAATACTGTTAGACACATGATTGTATATTTGGGTCATGGGTACATACAATAGTAACATGATATGAGTTTAGGTATGAAGAAATTTATACagaactaaaattaaatatactttaataaatgaagaaatctGTTACATAATTTCaatctttatttgttcttaattaCTATGCTCAgctaaaattcattttttattcatattctattttaatatttttcttaaacaCCTTATAAATCTTTTTCTCGTaagtcataaataagttaaaaacaATAAGATATTCTCTTTTCGTAGG from the Theobroma cacao cultivar B97-61/B2 chromosome 8, Criollo_cocoa_genome_V2, whole genome shotgun sequence genome contains:
- the LOC18591772 gene encoding GEM-like protein 1 codes for the protein MMSQPSPDRNKVPETKQSTTSSESSQPAARSSDYAPYPKLDPKDVTPPPESWTNVSVGSQSQPNPGPAPISSSAATSMPAESNPYVSPAPVQSSSVKNKMDSVKDVLGKWGKKAAEDTKKAKEIAGNMWQHLKTGPSFADAAVGRIAQSTKVLAEGGYEKIFQQTFENVPEEQLLKTYACYLSTSAGPVMGVLYLSTAKLAFCSDNPLSYQVGDQTQWSYYKVVLPLHQLSAVNPSVSKANTAEKYIQIISVDNHEFWFMGFVHYDSAVKNLQGALQPRCS